The nucleotide window GCGGCCCGATCTTGACGTCGTGCCACCGTCCGAGCGTGACCAAAAAGCGCTCCCCGATCCAGGTACGCAACTGCTCGGCCTCGGCCCGCGTGGTCGCTGGGTCGTAGTAGATGTGGGCGTGATAGCTGGCGATTTCGCCTAATGGTCGCGGACCGCTCGAACCGGGCTCACCTGTCATTGTTTTCGCTCCACGCCATCGTTGCGCTTGAACCGTCGATGATCGCTGCAACAGGCGGAGCGGTCAATGCGCAGCTATCAGTCCGGAGCCTTCGCCTGTTCGACGATCTCGACCGCCAGTTCGGGACAATTGGCTCTCGCAATCCATGCCTGGTCTTCGAGCGAGGGTGGAATTTGGCCGGAGCCGCGGACGCGTGCGTTGCCGAATTCGTCCAGCTCGAACAATTCAGTCGCCAGGGCATGGCAGCGCGCATGGCCCTGACACTTTTCCGGATCGATTTTCACGATGAGAACGCGGTTTTCGCTCATGCGGTTATGCCCGGCCGGTTTCGAACAGCGCAAGGAAACGCTTCTCGACGTTGCATTTGATGTTTTGAAGTCCGATCGCCGCCTCTTCATCCATCCGGGCGATCTGCGCAGGGCTTGGCGCCGACGGCCGGTCGGGGTTGCATAACGTCCGCGTATATTTCGTGCCGGTTGCGGTCGCCTCAAAAATGTAGCGGATGACGATCTTGCCGATGAAATCGGTATCGGCTTCAACGGTCCAGGCCCTGGACGGATCGCTTTCGGTCACGACCCACGCCAGATTCACCTCGCCGCGCTTGATGTGCCACTTCTCGCGAAAGGTCTCGCCGCGCAGCAGGGGGCGGTTTTCGCCGTCGATGTGATGGGAGGCGGCGAGCCACTCCGGCCAGGAATTCGGATTGCAGACATAGTCATAGACCGCCGAGGGCGGAGTCTCGATCATGATATCGTGGCTTCGTTCAAACGATACGCCCATGGCTGGTCCTTCTCTCAAGTTCTTACTGTATACAAACCGACGAACGTTCGGCTCATCCGATCCTAATCGGCAGATTGCGCGGGCCTCGAACCGTACCTTGCGACCAGGTGGTGGGCTTCGAAAT belongs to Bradyrhizobium icense and includes:
- a CDS encoding ferredoxin — encoded protein: MSENRVLIVKIDPEKCQGHARCHALATELFELDEFGNARVRGSGQIPPSLEDQAWIARANCPELAVEIVEQAKAPD
- a CDS encoding SRPBCC family protein, with product MGVSFERSHDIMIETPPSAVYDYVCNPNSWPEWLAASHHIDGENRPLLRGETFREKWHIKRGEVNLAWVVTESDPSRAWTVEADTDFIGKIVIRYIFEATATGTKYTRTLCNPDRPSAPSPAQIARMDEEAAIGLQNIKCNVEKRFLALFETGRA